The proteins below come from a single Vanacampus margaritifer isolate UIUO_Vmar chromosome 10, RoL_Vmar_1.0, whole genome shotgun sequence genomic window:
- the clk4b gene encoding dual specificity protein kinase CLK4b, protein MRHCTRVYSPGVWLDEYSWEERMEYRKRKARDSHSSERENKYRRTQRHYKTNDGFFLENRNLNHSVDSRDRETWEHSLDMACAEDSRDYTFKDRDRDWHHYSKSSGRSGRSRRSRRSRHRDRRHRRSYSRHRSSSRRSHRHRSRKRSRSVEDDGEGHLIYHNGDMLKARYEIVCTLGEGAFGKVVECLDHLNNGARLALKIIKNIDRYRDAAKSEVAVLEHLKSLDPQSRYACVHMLDWFDYHGHICIGFELLGLSTYDFLKENNFAPFPIEHIRKMAYQIIRAVKFLHKHKLTHTDLKPENILFIDSEYYLAYNPTKKRDERTLKRPDIKLVDFGNATYEHEHHTSVVSTRHYRAPEVILDLGWDHSCDVWSVGCILIEYYLGSTLFQTHDSKEHLAMMERVLGPIPTNLLQKTRKQRYLHRNKLDWDVDSSGGRYIRKHCKPLRRYMLSQSEDHQQLFDLLEKLMAYDPAKRVTLDKALQHPFFSCYHESSSASSSSSKKH, encoded by the exons ATGCGCCATTGCACGCGAGTGTACTCTCCGGGTGTCTGGCTTGACGAGTACAGCTGGGAAGAAAGAATGGAGTATCGCAAACGGAAGGCCAGAGATTCGCACAGCAGCGAACGAGAAAACAAGTACAGAAGAACTCAGCGACACTACAAGACTAATGACGG gttcTTCCTGGAGAACCGAAATTTAAACCACAGTGTGGACTCACGGGACAGGGAGACGTGGGAACACAGTTTAGACATGGCCTGTGCAGAGGACAGCCGTGACTACACCTTCAAGGACAGAGATCGGGACTGGCACCACTACAGCAAATCATCCGGGCGGAGCGGACGCAGTCGAAGAAGCAGACGAAGCAGACACAGAGACAGAAGGCACAGGCGAAGCTACTCTCGCCACAGGTCCTCCTCG AGGAGGAGCCATCGCCACAGGAGCAGGAAAAGATCCCGGAGTGTTGAGGATGATGGCGAGGGTCACCTCATCTATCACAATGGAGACATGCTGAAAGCGAGAT ATGAGATTGTGTGTACTCTTGGAGAGGGTGCCTTTGGAAAGGTTGTCGAATGCCTTGATCATCTAAA CAATGGAGCTCGATTGGCTCTGAAGATCATAAAAAACATTGATCGCTACCGCGACGCAGCAAAGTCTGAGGTCGCTGTGCTCGAACATCTCAAGTCCCTCGACCCTCAAAGCAGATA CGCTTGCGTTCACATGCTGGACTGGTTTGACTACCACGGTCACATCTGCATTGGCTTCGAGCTGCTCGGCCTCAGCACCTACGATTTCCTCAAGGAGAACAACTTCGCTCCTTTCCCCATCGAGCACATCCGCAAAATGGCCTATCAGATCATTCGGGCTGTTAAAT TTCTGCATAAACATAAATTGACTCACACAGACCTGAAGCCTGAGAATATCCTCTTTATTGATTCAGAATATTATCTGGCGTACAATCCAACAAAG AAACGAGATGAACGGACATTGAAGAGACCGGATATAAAATTAGTGGATTTTGGAAACGCAACATATGAACACGAGCATCACACATCTGTGGTGTCCACACGTCATTACCGTGCCCCTGAAGTCATTTTAG ACCTTGGCTGGGATCATTCGTGTGACGTGTGGAGCGTGGGCTGCATCCTCATCGAATACTACCTCGGTTCAACCCTTTTCCAG ACTCATGACAGCAAGGAACACCTCGCTATGATGGAGAGGGTCCTGGGCCCAATTCCGACAAACCTCCTTCAGAAAACCAG GAAGCAACGGTATCTCCACCGCAACAAGCTGGACTGGGATGTTGACAGCTCCGGTGGTCGATACATCAGGAAACACTGCAAACCACTCAGG CGTTACATGTTGTCACAAAGCGAAGACCACCAGCAGCTATTTGACCTCCTGGAGAAGTTAATGGCGTACGACCCAGCTAAGCGCGTCACGTTGGATAAAGCGCTCCAACATCCGTTCTTCTCCTGCTACCACGAGAGCAGCAGTGCAAGCAGTAGCTCCAGCAAAAAGCACTGA
- the tmem126a gene encoding transmembrane protein 126A: MSEYVEKDGVAGKTLSRATIAELLAKNFDKLPDGDRNLFIYGPVYLGGNGGLAGLVANSLYRRALNVTQAPITSSLSMAVIPFMTTYTLYNAAVSSPLLLGDLNCPSCVLMRGALVGVVGGTLYPIILALPVNMALASRYNTAPIPEKGNVLRYWMDLSRPILRKMRAVLVLQALFGTYLSSRHFDCYTKLAKITFGRDEEELQD, encoded by the coding sequence ATGTCGGAATATGTTGAAAAGGATGGCGTTGCCGGTAAGACGCTTTCACGAGCAACGATCGCCGAATTGTTGGCAAAGAACTTCGACAAACTGCCCGACGGTGACCGCAATTTATTCATTTACGGCCCCGTTTATCTGGGAGGAAACGGTGGGCTTGCCGGACTGGTTGCCAACAGCTTGTACCGCCGAGCCCTGAACGTCACTCAGGCGCCCATCACCTCCAGCCTTTCGATGGCCGTAATTCCCTTTATGACGACATACACCCTTTACAACGCCGCGGTGTCAAGCCCTCTCCTGCTCGGTGACCTCAATTGCCCAAGCTGCGTGCTCATGAGAGGCGCACTGGTGGGCGTAGTGGGTGGCACATTGTATCCCATCATCCTGGCCTTACCTGTCAACATGGCCCTTGCGTCCAGATACAACACGGCGCCGATCCCGGAGAAGGGAAACGTCCTCCGGTACTGGATGGACCTTTCCAGGCCGATCCTGAGGAAGATGAGGGCAGTGCTTGTCCTCCAGGCCCTTTTCGGTACCTACCTCAGCTCCAGGCATTTTGACTGCTATACCAAACTGGCCAAGATCACGTTTGGCCGGGACGAAGAGGAATTGCAAGACTGA
- the LOC144058790 gene encoding ras-GEF domain-containing family member 1C-like, translating into MPQTVCSGTMFTTPSGFSPHLACAEPEEEEEAAQEGQGPAACLADGPPISSASLETLIQNLVPTADYYPEKAYVFTFLLSARLFIPPPELLARVCELCIKQQQLDQSPLDTAKVRKFGPKILQLLTEWTETFPSDFKEEKMVGLLKDIVHRIAPCDEAYWKTLNQVLQKLSQRLALMSQGEESIIKVSLNASYISDKLVAFKTKPPPIQKDMLSICNDPYTLAQQLTHVELEHLSHIGPEEFVQAFVQKDPLDGTRQQSCFSDQKKTSNLEAYVRWFNRLCYLVATEICMPAKKKQRALVIEFFIDVARECFNIGNFNSLMAIISGMNMSPVSRLKKTWGKAKTAKFFILEHQMDPTGNFYNYRTALRGAAHRSRTANSNREKIVIPFFSLLIKDIYFLNEGCANRLPNGHVNFEKFVELGRQVGEFMIWKQVECPFEEDQAILHYLHTAPIFSEDGLYLASYESESPENQVEKDRWKALRSNVLGKT; encoded by the exons ATGCCCCAGACTGTGTGCTCAGGCACCATGTTCACCACTCCTAGTGGCTTCAGCCCCCATCTGGCCTGCGCTGAgcctgaggaggaggaggaggccgcACAGGAGGGCCAGGGGCCTGCGGCTTGCCTGGCTGATGGGCCCCCCATCAGCTCCGCCTCACTGGAAACCCTCATCCAGAATCTCGTGCCTACTGCTGACTACTACCCCGAG AAAGCCTATGTGTTTACGTTCCTGCTGAGCGCCCGTCTGTTCATCCCTCCTCCGGAGCTCCTGGCCCGCGTGTGCGAGCTGTGCAtcaagcagcagcagctggaCCAGAGCCCACTTGATACG GCAAAAGTGCGCAAGTTTGGTCCCAAGATCCTGCAGCTGCTCACCGAGTGGACAGAGACGTTCCCTTCTGACTTTAAGGAGGAGAAAATGGTTGGACTCCTTAAAGACATCGTCCACAGGATAGCTCCCTGCGATGAG GCCTACTGGAAAACCTTAAACCAGGTTCTGCAGAAGCTGAGCCAAAGGCTGGCCTTGATGAGTCAGGGGGAGGAGAGCATCATCAAGGTCTCCCTCAATGCCTCCTACATCTCCGACAAGCTCGTGGCCTTCAAGACCAAGCCCCCGCCCATCCAGAAGGACATGCTCTCCATCTGCAATGACCCTTACACACTGGCACAGCAGCTCACCCACGTGGAACTG gAACATTTGAGTCATATTGGACCAGAGGAGTTTGTTCAAGCTTTTGTTCAAAAAGACCCGCTTGATGGAACCCGG CAACAGTCGTGCTTCAGTGACCAGAAGAAAACCTCCAACCTGGAGGCGTATGTCAGGTGGTTCAACCGGCTGTGCTATCTGGTAGCGACTGAGATCTGCATG CCTgcaaaaaagaagcaaagggCCCTGGTGATCGAGTTTTTTATCGACGTGGCCAGAGAGTGTTTCAACATCGGAAACTTCAACTCACTCATGGCCATCATAT CTGGTATGAATATGAGTCCTGTGTCGAGACTGAAGAAGACCTGGGGCAAGGCCAAGACTGCTAAGTTCTTTATTTTGGAG CATCAAATGGATCCTACAGGGAACTTTTACAACTACAGGACCGCCCTGAGGGGCGCCGCCCATCGCTCTCGGACGGCCAATAGCAACAGAGAAAAG ATTGTGATCCCCTTCTTCAGCCTTCTCATTAAAGATATTTACTTCCTGAATGAAGGATGCGCCAATCGACTTCCCAACGGCCACGTTAACTTTGAG AAATTTGTGGAGCTGGGCAGGCAAGTTGGGGAATTCATGATCTGGAAGCAGGTGGAGTGTCCGTTTGAGGAGGATCAGGCCATTCTACATTACCTCCACACCGCTCCCATCTTCAGTGAGGAtg GACTCTACCTTGCATCCTATGAGAGTGAGAGTCCAGAGAACCAGGTTGAAAAGGACAGGTGGAAAGCTCTCAG GTCAAACGTTCTGGGAAAGACATGA